The Streptomyces sp. 135 sequence CGACGAGCAGGCCCCAGTACAGCAGCAGTTGCCAGGCGTGGTTCATCCACACGGTCAGCCCGGAGCCCAGGGCGATCACGATCAGGGCGGTCGCGACGACCTTGCGGATGCCGAAGCGGTCCATCAGCGCGGCGGCGAACGGCGCGGTGAGCCCGTACAGCGCGAGGTTGATGGAGACCGCGAGGCCGATGGTCCCGCGCGACCAGCCGAAGTCGGCGTGCAGCGGGTCGATGAGGAGGCTCGGCAGCGAGCGGAACGCGGCGGCGCCGATGATCGTCACGAAGGTGACGGCGGCGACGAACCACGCGCGGTGGATGCGGGGAGCGCGGCGGCCCGCCGGGGCCGTGGCGCCGGACGGGGGCGCGTCGACGGCCTCGTCGGGCGGCGGGACCGTCCCGCCCGCTCCGCTGGTTCCGCCCGTCTCCGCGCTCGGCTCGGTTGTCTGGGTCACGTCATCAAGGATCGGCAGCCGCCCCCGCGCGAACGAGTGGCCCGAGGGACAGCGTTCGCTAGGATCGGGCCATGGCCGCTTCCGGGGAGTCCCGCGCCGATACGCGCATGCACCGCGTCGTCGTCCTCGCCCTGGACGGCGTCATCCCCTTCGAACTGGGCATCCCCCAGCGGATCTTCAGCCGCGCGCGCGACGCCGACCGCCGCCGTCTCTACGAGGTCGTGACCTGCTCGGTCCGGCCGCCCGGCCCGGTCCGTACGGACGCCGACTACACGATCCTCGTCGAACACGGCCCCGAGGCGCTGGCCACCGCCGACACCGTCGTGGTCCCGGCGTCGTACGAACTGGGCCCGGTCTACGAGGAGGGGCGGCTCACCGGAGAGCTGGCCGCCGCGCTGGCCCGTATCCGGCCGGGCACCCGCCTCGTCTCGATCTGCACGGGCGGGTACGTCCTCGCCGCCGCCGGCTTCCTCGACGGGCGCCCGGCGACCACGCACTGGGCGTCGGCGGCCCACTTCCAGCGGCTCTTCCCCGACGTCAAGGTCGACGCGGACGTGCTGTTCATCGACGACGGCGACGTGCTGACGTCGGCGGGCGTGGCCGCGGGCGTCGACCTCTGCCTGCATCTCGTACGCCGCGACCAGGGCACGGCGGTCGCCAACGACGTGGCCCGCCTCACCGTCGTACCGCCCCACAGGGACGGCGGCCAGGCCCAGTACATCCAGCGCCCGGTCCCCGAGCCGCAGCTGGCGACCACGCGCACCGCGCGGGCCTGGGCGCTGAGCCGCCTCGACCAGCCGCTGCGGCTGCGGGACATGGCGGCGCGGGAGTCGATGTCGGTGCGCACCTTCACGCGGCGCTTCCGCGAGGAGGTCGGCATCAGCCCCGGCCAGTGGCTGACACAGCAACGCGTCGAGCGGGCACGGCACTTGCTGGAGTCCAGCGATCTCTCCGTCGACCGGATCGCGCGGGACGCGGGCTTCGGCACGGCCCAGTCGATGCGCCAGCACCTACAGGCCGCGCTCGGCGTCACCCCCACCGCTTACCGGCGTACGTTCCGCGACGTCGCCGCCGGCTGAGACCACGCCGGGAGACGCGGCGGGCTTCACCTCGCCCAGCACCCCCACCACGGTCAGCAGCACACCGAGCCCGACGCCCGCCAGGATCGCCGTGGAGGGCGACACGACGCTCAGCAGCCCGCCCGCCAGCGAGCCGCTCGCCGCGTACCCGGCGCCCACGGCGGCGTACATCACCGAGTAGCCGGCGGCGAGGGCGCTGGGCGGCAGCACCTCGCGCAGCGAAAGGTTCCGGGTGAGCATGGCCCCGGCCTGGAACACCCCGGCGACGCCCAGGACGGCGAGCAGCCACCCCACGCCCGGCAGTACGGCGACGGCGGCCAGGCAGGCCGAGACGGCGAACATCAGCACCATGCCCTGCGTACGCAGGCGGCCCGGCCAGGTCCGCAGCCCGTACACGAACGACCCGACCGCGGAGCCCACCGCGAGCGCCGCGAGGAGCGGTCCCGCCCAGCCCACCGCGATGCCGCGCTGCTCCAGGAGCGCGGGCAGGACCAGCTCGGCGAGCGCGAGCATCGACAGGCTCGCCGCGCCCGTCACGAAGATCGGCCAGGCCCGCGCGAGGATCCGCGCCATGGACTCCCCGCCCCGGTCGTCCGCGTCCGAGCGCCACCCCTCGGGCAGCATCCACAGCCCGGCCACGGCGGCGGCCATCAGCGCTCCGGCCGACACCAGGGGCAGCGCCGGTGACACCCCGAGCGCGAGGCCGGTCACGGCGGCCGGCGCCACCGCCCAGATGGCGAAGGTGAGGATCGACTCCACGGACAGGGCCTGGGTGACGGCCTTGTCCGGCACCATGCCGGTCAGCAGGGCGCGCAGCCCGCCGGGGGCGGCGGCGGGCGCGGCCCCGGCGAGGAACGCGAACGCCCCCAGGGCCACGGGATGCGCGTGCGGCAGCAGGCCCAGCGCCGCGAACGCGACCGCGCCCACCGCGAGGCCCCGGGCGAGCTGCGGCCGGGCCCGCTCGGGCCGCATCCGCATCCCGAGGAGCGGCGCGCCCACGATCTCGCCCACCACGTACACCGCGGCGAGCACGGCGCCGAGGGCATACCCGCCGGGCCGCTCCCGCACGAGAAACACCAGGGCGAGCGGCGCCGCGGCCACGGGCATCCGCGCCCCCACGGCCACGGCCCCCCACCGGACGACACCTCCGGAAACAACGTCGCGATAACTCATCCCCCGAAGCTAAACGCCCCCACCGACACCCCCCACCCCTTTTCAGCGCCGATGCGCGGACCCCCGGGTCGACGACGCCCACCCCCGACGGCCCGCGGTCGCCATGACGACGGGAGGGGACGTGCCGGTATGTCCGCCCGGAGCACGGCACCCACGCCCGCAGAGCCCCGAAGCACAAGGCGGCCACGCAGGCGCCGGCGAGGACGGACATACCGGCGCGGGCCCGCCCCACGACGAACAACCCGCCCCCCCCGACGGCACCGCACCCGGCAACCGACCCCGACCACAACGCACCCTCCGCCCGCCGCCCCTTTCCCGAAGCGGTGCGGGCACTCAACGGTGAAGCCCCGGGCCCCCACCGACCCGCAGCCGCCCCACGACCGGAGGGGACGTGCCGGTATGTCCGCCCGGAGCACGGCACCCACGCCCGCAGAGCCCCGAAGCACAAGGCGGCCACGCAGGCGCCGGCGAGGACGGACATACCGGCGCGGGCCCGCCCCACGACCGGTCGGGCGCCCCCGGACGAGCCGCACCGAAACCCCGAGCGCGACCACCCCACCGCACCCCACGCCACTCAAAACGTCAGCACCGCCCGCGCCACCCGCCCCGCCCCCGCATCCGCCACCGCCTTCCCGAAGTCCTCCACCGGGTACGTCACCGTCACCAGCTCATCCAGCAGCAACCGCCCCTCCCCGTACCACCGCGCGTACAGCGCGAAGTCCCGCTGCGGCGCCGAACTCCCGTACCGGCACCCGAGAATCGCCTTGTCCAGGAAGAGCGAGGCCACCACGAACGACGCCTCGGCCGTCGCCCCCGGCATCCCGAGCAGCACCGCCTGCCCATGCCGGTCCAGCAGGTCCACGGCCTCCCGCACCAGCGACACCCGCCCCACGCACTCGAAGACGTGGTCGGCCCCCTGCGGCAGCACCTCCCGCACCGCCTCCACCGACCCGAAGAAGTCCGTGGCGCCGAACCGCCGGGCGACGGCCTCCTTCGAGGGGTTCGCGTCGACGGCGACGACGGCCGACGCCCCGGCGATCCGGGCCCCCTGCAACACGTTGAGCCCGATACCACCGGCACCGATCACCACCACGGTCTCCCCGGCGGCCACCCTGGCCCGGTTCAGCACGGCCCCCACGCCCGTCACCACCGCGCACCCGATCAACGCCGCGGACGTCAGCGGAATGTCCTCGGGGATCTTCACGGCCTGCACGCCCTTGACGAGGGTGCGCTCGGCGAAGGCGGAGTTGGCGGCGAACTGGTACACCGGCTCGCCACCGCGCGAGAAGGGCCGGCCAGGCCGACCGATGGCCCGCCGGCACATGGTCGGCCGCCCCCGCCCGCACTCACCGCAGGCGCCGCAGTTCGCGATGGTGGACAGCGCCACATGGTCCCCGGGAGCCACATGCGTGACCCCGGCCCCCACCGCCTCCACCACGCCCGCCCCTTCGTGCCCGAGGACTACGGGCGACGGGAACGGAATGGTCCCGTCGATGACGGACAGATCGCTGTGGCACAGCCCGGCGGCGGCCACCGCGACCATCACCTCGCCGGGCCCCGGCTCCCTGACCTCCAGGTCCCCCACGACCTCGGCCGACTCCCCGTCAAAAACAACACCCCTCATGACACACCCCTCACGACGCACCCCTCACCGAGGCCCCCTGGCCTCTCTCGGCAGACCGAGCACGCGCTCGGCGATGATGTTGCGCTGAACCTCGTCCGAGCCGCCGTAGATGGTGTCGGCGCGGGTGAAGAGATGAAGCCGCTGGGCTTCGTCGAGTTCGTACGGCGCGTCGGCCGCCCAGTCCATGCACGCGACGGCCCCCGCCGCACCCCTCACCTGCACGGCAAGCTCCCCCAGCCACTGATGCCACCGCCCCCACAACAGCTTGGCCACACTCGGCGCCCCGGCCACCCCCGTGGCCCCGCCGCCCCCACCCCCCAACGTCCGCAACGCGTTCCACCGCATGACCCGCAGCTCCGCCC is a genomic window containing:
- a CDS encoding MFS transporter, with amino-acid sequence MSYRDVVSGGVVRWGAVAVGARMPVAAAPLALVFLVRERPGGYALGAVLAAVYVVGEIVGAPLLGMRMRPERARPQLARGLAVGAVAFAALGLLPHAHPVALGAFAFLAGAAPAAAPGGLRALLTGMVPDKAVTQALSVESILTFAIWAVAPAAVTGLALGVSPALPLVSAGALMAAAVAGLWMLPEGWRSDADDRGGESMARILARAWPIFVTGAASLSMLALAELVLPALLEQRGIAVGWAGPLLAALAVGSAVGSFVYGLRTWPGRLRTQGMVLMFAVSACLAAVAVLPGVGWLLAVLGVAGVFQAGAMLTRNLSLREVLPPSALAAGYSVMYAAVGAGYAASGSLAGGLLSVVSPSTAILAGVGLGVLLTVVGVLGEVKPAASPGVVSAGGDVAERTPVSGGGDAERGL
- a CDS encoding helix-turn-helix domain-containing protein encodes the protein MAASGESRADTRMHRVVVLALDGVIPFELGIPQRIFSRARDADRRRLYEVVTCSVRPPGPVRTDADYTILVEHGPEALATADTVVVPASYELGPVYEEGRLTGELAAALARIRPGTRLVSICTGGYVLAAAGFLDGRPATTHWASAAHFQRLFPDVKVDADVLFIDDGDVLTSAGVAAGVDLCLHLVRRDQGTAVANDVARLTVVPPHRDGGQAQYIQRPVPEPQLATTRTARAWALSRLDQPLRLRDMAARESMSVRTFTRRFREEVGISPGQWLTQQRVERARHLLESSDLSVDRIARDAGFGTAQSMRQHLQAALGVTPTAYRRTFRDVAAG
- a CDS encoding Zn-dependent alcohol dehydrogenase, which codes for MRGVVFDGESAEVVGDLEVREPGPGEVMVAVAAAGLCHSDLSVIDGTIPFPSPVVLGHEGAGVVEAVGAGVTHVAPGDHVALSTIANCGACGECGRGRPTMCRRAIGRPGRPFSRGGEPVYQFAANSAFAERTLVKGVQAVKIPEDIPLTSAALIGCAVVTGVGAVLNRARVAAGETVVVIGAGGIGLNVLQGARIAGASAVVAVDANPSKEAVARRFGATDFFGSVEAVREVLPQGADHVFECVGRVSLVREAVDLLDRHGQAVLLGMPGATAEASFVVASLFLDKAILGCRYGSSAPQRDFALYARWYGEGRLLLDELVTVTYPVEDFGKAVADAGAGRVARAVLTF